Proteins co-encoded in one Deltaproteobacteria bacterium genomic window:
- the secF gene encoding protein translocase subunit SecF, producing the protein MEFIKPGINIDFIGKRKIALCFSLTLIFLTVILLIWRQGPNYGVDFTGGVLIQVKLAEKESPADIRKALEPIQLQDSIIQEFGERGHAEYLIRVRKTDIELSGLDEKVKKALEDHFGKEADIRRVEMVGPKVGKDLRQKALFAIFYSILFIAIYISGRFEHQWLMSIIMAISLAIVVYVASGFGVSVTWLILLALLVTLGLCWFLRLKYALGAIIALIHDVTITVGAFAITDREISLSIIAAFLTIVGYSLNDTIVVFDRIRENLGRYRRRSFEEIMNSSINETLSRTILTSSTTLVVVIALFILGGGVIHDFAFALLVGIVIGTYSSIFVASPILLVWQGRFSESSKIKKGLVRTGR; encoded by the coding sequence ATGGAATTCATTAAACCAGGGATCAACATCGACTTTATCGGGAAAAGGAAAATCGCTCTTTGCTTTTCGCTGACGCTGATCTTCCTGACGGTCATCCTGCTCATCTGGCGGCAGGGTCCCAATTATGGTGTCGATTTTACAGGCGGGGTGCTTATCCAGGTCAAGCTGGCGGAAAAAGAGTCTCCCGCCGATATCCGAAAGGCCCTGGAGCCTATCCAACTCCAGGACAGCATTATCCAGGAATTCGGAGAGAGGGGCCATGCCGAGTACCTCATCCGGGTAAGAAAGACCGATATTGAACTCTCCGGGCTCGATGAAAAAGTCAAGAAGGCCCTTGAGGATCATTTCGGAAAAGAAGCGGATATCAGGCGGGTGGAGATGGTCGGCCCCAAAGTGGGAAAGGACTTACGGCAAAAGGCCCTTTTCGCCATATTTTACTCCATCCTGTTCATCGCCATTTACATATCCGGCCGCTTCGAACATCAGTGGCTGATGAGCATCATCATGGCCATCTCCCTGGCCATCGTAGTATATGTGGCTTCCGGGTTCGGGGTAAGTGTAACTTGGCTGATCCTGCTCGCCCTCTTGGTGACCCTGGGCCTTTGCTGGTTCCTCAGGCTGAAGTACGCCCTAGGCGCTATCATCGCCCTGATCCACGATGTCACCATAACGGTCGGGGCCTTCGCCATCACGGACCGGGAAATATCCCTCTCCATCATTGCGGCCTTCCTCACCATCGTGGGGTACTCCCTTAACGACACCATCGTGGTGTTCGACCGGATCCGGGAAAACCTGGGGCGCTACCGGAGGAGAAGCTTTGAAGAGATCATGAACAGCAGCATCAACGAGACCCTGAGCAGAACCATCCTCACATCATCCACGACCCTGGTCGTCGTTATCGCCCTCTTTATCTTAGGGGGCGGCGTAATCCATGATTTCGCCTTCGCCCTGCTGGTCGGGATCGTTATCGGCACCTATTCTTCCATCTTTGTGGCGAGCCCGATCCTTCTCGTGTGGCAAGGTCGTTTTTCCGAAAGCTCGAAAATCAAAAAAGGTCTGGTCAGGACAGGACGTTGA
- the tgt gene encoding tRNA guanosine(34) transglycosylase Tgt → MDFTVCQRHGLGRARIGKIQTPHGSFETPVFMPVGTQGSVKALSPEDLEEVGVRIILSNTYHLYLRPGHQVIEKLGGLHAFMSWNGPILTDSGGFQVYSLAKLRHITEEGVTFQSHLDGSRHFIGPREAMEIQQALGSDIMMAFDECVPYPADYEYVRRSVRLTSLWAEKCLEYRRESRQALFGIVQGGMYPDLRAESARTLVEMGFSGYALGGLSVGEDMETRLEMIRATVPLLPEDKPVYLMGVGRPEDILEAVMLGVDMFDCVMPTRNARNGTLFTQQGKMVIKNARYREDPRPVEESCRCYTCTHFSRAYLRHLFLAREILAYRLNTIHNLSYYARLMEEIRAAIREDRLEAYRETFYRLRERGLEEDAYE, encoded by the coding sequence TTGGATTTTACGGTCTGTCAGAGGCACGGCCTGGGCCGGGCAAGGATCGGGAAGATCCAGACCCCCCACGGAAGCTTCGAAACCCCGGTTTTCATGCCGGTGGGAACCCAAGGGTCTGTTAAGGCCCTTTCACCGGAAGATCTGGAGGAGGTGGGTGTCCGGATTATCCTTTCCAATACCTATCACCTGTATCTCCGACCCGGGCACCAGGTCATTGAAAAATTGGGGGGGCTCCATGCCTTCATGAGCTGGAACGGCCCCATCCTGACCGATAGCGGAGGATTTCAGGTTTACAGCCTGGCCAAGCTCAGGCATATCACGGAGGAGGGAGTAACATTCCAGTCCCATCTGGACGGATCGAGGCACTTTATCGGGCCCAGGGAGGCCATGGAGATCCAGCAGGCCCTGGGAAGCGATATCATGATGGCCTTTGATGAGTGCGTTCCCTATCCGGCCGACTACGAATATGTCAGGAGATCGGTCCGACTGACAAGCCTGTGGGCGGAAAAATGCCTGGAATACCGGAGGGAAAGTCGCCAAGCCCTCTTCGGCATCGTTCAGGGCGGAATGTATCCTGACCTGAGGGCCGAGAGCGCCAGGACATTGGTGGAAATGGGTTTTTCGGGATACGCTCTCGGAGGCCTTTCCGTGGGAGAGGATATGGAGACCCGGCTGGAGATGATCAGGGCCACCGTTCCACTTCTTCCGGAAGACAAGCCGGTTTACTTGATGGGGGTCGGCAGGCCCGAGGATATCCTGGAGGCCGTGATGCTGGGCGTTGACATGTTTGATTGCGTAATGCCGACCCGCAACGCCAGAAATGGGACCTTGTTCACCCAACAGGGAAAGATGGTGATCAAAAACGCCCGTTACAGGGAAGATCCCAGGCCCGTTGAGGAATCCTGCAGGTGTTATACCTGCACCCACTTCTCGCGGGCCTATTTGAGGCATCTTTTTCTGGCCAGAGAGATCCTGGCTTACCGGTTGAACACCATTCACAATCTCTCATACTATGCACGCCTCATGGAGGAGATCAGGGCGGCCATACGGGAAGATCGTCTTGAAGCGTACAGGGAGACGTTTTACAGGCTCCGGGAACGGGGCCTGGAAGAAGACGCCTATGAATGA
- the pelG gene encoding exopolysaccharide Pel transporter PelG, with amino-acid sequence MPGTIFLLERRTKKPLLTLSAVREAGDSFEAIGPWFLTVFSLVVMGLGVSIITGKPPLLFYLMITYGTALSLILSSPLHSMFARYLADEIFLGHLQEVASGMLALTVLVAGLSLGLSSLMIFYFSTISAALKVGFVALTTILSLLWCISSVFSALQKERLMFKLFIGGVSFGLCLFLLMKPRGTERLLLVFSIGMLVPTAGGYGYLVKLYMREKLFLNWAFLRKKGAGRLGFSLFSFTLGFWADKMVFWFFPGTGDAYDPFFHYSAEYDFPFFIAITLMMIGSLLVYKGMKRRITGPYEAFVYKLYNNFPFRELALEKFRLVQGIGQVSSSILLFYGGLSLLVLFFLYFRSIPFPWKNPFVFHYLLLGSIFFSLYFFYFLVLQYLDDFKGLVLLNTLFLFTNSGFTFISIKLGWKFFGTGFMAASVISALTAFFLVNGRVGGLEYEVFRKAVEEQRKEKGKGSNG; translated from the coding sequence ATGCCGGGCACCATTTTTCTGCTTGAAAGAAGAACCAAGAAGCCCCTTTTGACCCTCTCAGCCGTGAGGGAGGCCGGGGATTCCTTCGAGGCCATCGGCCCGTGGTTCCTCACGGTCTTTTCCCTGGTGGTCATGGGACTTGGGGTGAGTATCATCACCGGGAAACCCCCTCTTCTCTTCTACCTCATGATAACCTATGGAACGGCCCTTTCCCTGATCCTCTCCTCCCCACTGCACTCCATGTTCGCACGGTATCTTGCCGACGAAATCTTCCTGGGACACCTCCAGGAGGTTGCGAGCGGCATGCTGGCCCTGACGGTGTTGGTAGCCGGTCTGAGCCTCGGCCTCTCCTCCCTGATGATCTTCTACTTTTCGACCATCTCTGCAGCCCTTAAGGTCGGCTTTGTGGCCCTCACGACCATCCTTTCTCTCCTCTGGTGCATCAGCAGTGTTTTTTCCGCCCTCCAGAAAGAACGGTTGATGTTCAAGCTTTTCATCGGGGGGGTTTCCTTCGGTCTTTGCCTCTTTCTCCTCATGAAACCTCGGGGTACGGAAAGGCTCCTGCTGGTATTTTCCATTGGAATGCTCGTGCCTACGGCGGGGGGGTACGGGTATCTCGTGAAGCTTTACATGAGGGAAAAACTCTTTTTGAACTGGGCCTTTTTGAGGAAAAAGGGGGCCGGCCGCCTGGGGTTTTCCCTTTTTTCATTCACCCTTGGGTTCTGGGCCGACAAGATGGTTTTCTGGTTTTTCCCGGGAACGGGTGATGCCTATGACCCTTTCTTCCATTACTCTGCCGAATACGATTTTCCTTTCTTCATCGCCATTACCCTCATGATGATCGGATCCCTGCTCGTTTACAAGGGCATGAAAAGGCGCATCACAGGTCCTTATGAAGCCTTTGTCTACAAACTTTACAACAATTTTCCCTTTCGTGAGCTGGCCCTTGAAAAATTCAGACTTGTTCAGGGGATCGGCCAGGTTTCATCCTCCATCCTCCTCTTTTACGGAGGGCTGTCCCTGCTCGTGCTTTTCTTCCTTTACTTCCGATCCATTCCGTTCCCGTGGAAGAACCCCTTTGTGTTCCACTATCTTCTCCTGGGATCGATTTTCTTTTCGCTTTATTTCTTCTATTTTCTCGTCCTGCAATATCTGGACGATTTCAAGGGGCTGGTGCTTCTGAACACCCTGTTTCTTTTTACCAACTCCGGATTTACTTTCATCTCCATTAAACTGGGCTGGAAGTTCTTTGGAACGGGATTCATGGCAGCATCGGTGATTTCAGCCCTTACGGCCTTTTTCCTGGTGAATGGAAGGGTGGGAGGACTGGAGTATGAGGTTTTCAGGAAAGCCGTTGAGGAACAAAGGAAGGAAAAGGGGAAAGGGAGTAATGGGTGA
- a CDS encoding endo alpha-1,4 polygalactosaminidase, which produces MGDMRPGSSEKDFLYRLFIIFGLILVLACSGACAHYPPAKDYRGEMRRFVISISRYAKHLRPDFAVIPQNGVELLTLNGEATGPPAWNYLDAIDGIGQESLFYGYDKDDKATPDSLRKVILPFLNLARERGLAVLVTDYCRTPEFMEDSYARNAEMGYLSFGAESRDLDRIPSYPRPPFKADSAPIGSLGEAKNFLYLINPGEYSSKDAFISAVSATDYDLVILDLFFGDKPLTPSDLTILKRKSGGGKRLVIAYMSIGEAEEYRYYWQEEWKKHPPEWLAEENPDWPGNYKVCYWDPEWQGIIFGNQKSYLKKILDAGFDGVYLDIIDAFQYFEDRDEAERASQ; this is translated from the coding sequence ATGGGTGATATGAGGCCCGGATCTTCAGAAAAAGATTTCCTATACCGACTCTTCATAATTTTTGGGCTCATCCTGGTTCTCGCCTGTTCCGGGGCCTGCGCCCATTATCCTCCGGCCAAGGATTATCGGGGGGAAATGCGCCGGTTCGTGATCAGCATCAGCCGCTATGCAAAACACCTCCGTCCCGATTTCGCCGTCATCCCTCAAAACGGCGTTGAACTCCTGACATTGAATGGTGAGGCAACGGGTCCGCCGGCCTGGAACTACTTGGATGCTATTGATGGAATCGGGCAGGAAAGCCTGTTTTACGGGTACGATAAAGACGACAAGGCCACACCGGATTCCTTAAGGAAGGTCATTTTGCCCTTCCTGAACCTGGCCAGGGAGAGGGGGTTGGCCGTCCTGGTGACGGACTACTGCCGGACCCCTGAATTCATGGAGGATTCCTACGCCCGAAACGCTGAAATGGGATACCTGAGCTTCGGGGCTGAAAGCCGGGACCTGGACCGGATTCCCTCCTATCCCCGACCGCCGTTCAAAGCCGACTCCGCCCCGATCGGCTCCCTTGGGGAGGCGAAAAATTTCCTATACCTGATCAACCCGGGGGAGTATTCGAGCAAAGACGCATTCATTTCGGCCGTCTCCGCTACCGACTATGATCTGGTGATCCTGGATCTTTTTTTCGGCGACAAACCTCTGACGCCCAGTGATCTTACCATCCTTAAACGAAAATCCGGTGGGGGGAAACGGCTGGTCATCGCCTACATGAGTATCGGGGAGGCGGAGGAGTACCGGTATTATTGGCAAGAGGAATGGAAGAAGCATCCACCGGAGTGGCTCGCGGAAGAGAATCCCGACTGGCCCGGCAACTACAAGGTCTGTTATTGGGATCCGGAATGGCAGGGAATCATTTTCGGCAATCAGAAGTCTTATCTCAAAAAGATCCTTGATGCAGGTTTCGACGGGGTCTATCTTGACATCATCGACGCCTTTCAGTACTTCGAAGACAGGGATGAAGCGGAAAGAGCGTCGCAATGA
- the secD gene encoding protein translocase subunit SecD: protein MTKNLSWRGAIGGALILIAFLYLVPSLSKELPPWWKGIFPRDKIHLGLDLQGGMHLVLEVDAEKAVESSLERIIEELRHDFRKKKIRYLELKRRGAEGIQVTLIREESASDLKDLIDRNYPDFEIKRGPKVENGVAFLLDLSPKARNHIMKMASDQALETIRNRVDQFGVSEPDIRPQENHRILIQLPGIQDPKRAIELIGKTALLEFKLLDEENSLEDALKGNIPPGDEILKQVTVDPQTGIKKEVPYLLKRRTLLTGEYLTDARVQIDSQYNEPYVSIAFDARGAKLFERITGEHIGKRLAIVLDNHVYSAPVIRDKISGGRAQITGNFTMEEARDLAIVLRAGALPAPVKILEERTVGPSLGKDSIQKGLKSMVIGGAAVVLFMVLYYGLSGLVADMALFLNILFIMAGLAFFGATLTLPGIAGIILTIGMAVDANVLIFERIREELRLGKPPRAAIDAGYAKALVTILDANVTTFIAALVLFQFGTGPVRGFAVTLSIGIVASFVTAVFMTRIVFDYFFTVKRQTKLSI, encoded by the coding sequence GTGACAAAGAATCTTAGCTGGCGGGGTGCCATCGGGGGGGCCCTGATACTTATCGCCTTTCTTTATCTGGTCCCTTCCTTGAGCAAAGAGCTTCCCCCCTGGTGGAAGGGGATCTTTCCCAGGGATAAAATCCACCTGGGACTCGATCTTCAGGGAGGGATGCACTTGGTCCTGGAGGTTGATGCCGAGAAAGCGGTGGAGAGCAGCCTTGAGAGAATCATAGAAGAGTTGCGCCACGATTTTCGGAAGAAAAAGATCCGGTATCTGGAACTTAAGCGCAGGGGAGCGGAGGGGATCCAGGTCACTCTGATCAGGGAAGAGAGCGCCTCCGACCTGAAGGATCTCATCGACCGGAACTATCCGGATTTCGAGATCAAGCGGGGGCCCAAGGTTGAAAACGGGGTGGCCTTCCTGTTGGACCTGAGCCCAAAGGCCCGGAATCACATCATGAAGATGGCATCCGATCAGGCCCTTGAGACCATCCGCAACCGGGTGGATCAGTTCGGTGTGAGCGAACCTGACATCCGCCCCCAGGAAAATCACAGGATCCTGATTCAACTCCCCGGGATCCAAGACCCGAAGAGGGCCATTGAATTGATAGGAAAGACGGCACTGCTGGAATTCAAACTCCTGGACGAGGAAAACAGCCTTGAAGACGCACTCAAGGGGAACATCCCACCCGGGGATGAAATCCTGAAACAGGTGACCGTTGACCCCCAAACCGGCATCAAAAAGGAGGTCCCTTATCTTCTTAAGAGGCGAACCCTGCTGACGGGCGAGTACCTGACGGATGCCAGGGTCCAGATCGACAGCCAGTACAACGAACCTTACGTGTCCATCGCCTTCGACGCCCGGGGGGCTAAACTCTTCGAGAGGATCACTGGAGAACACATTGGAAAAAGGTTGGCCATCGTTCTCGACAACCATGTCTATTCCGCACCCGTAATTCGGGACAAAATATCGGGCGGAAGGGCGCAGATCACCGGCAATTTTACCATGGAAGAGGCCAGGGACCTGGCCATCGTGCTCCGGGCAGGGGCACTGCCCGCCCCTGTGAAAATCCTGGAAGAGAGAACCGTTGGGCCGTCCCTCGGGAAGGATTCCATTCAAAAGGGCCTCAAGTCCATGGTGATCGGGGGCGCCGCGGTGGTACTCTTCATGGTGCTCTACTATGGACTCTCGGGACTGGTGGCCGACATGGCCCTGTTCTTGAACATCCTCTTCATCATGGCGGGACTGGCCTTTTTCGGGGCGACCCTGACCCTCCCCGGAATTGCGGGCATCATTCTGACCATCGGCATGGCCGTGGACGCCAATGTTCTTATCTTTGAGCGTATCCGGGAAGAATTGAGGCTCGGGAAACCCCCGCGCGCAGCCATTGACGCGGGGTATGCAAAGGCCCTGGTCACCATCCTTGACGCTAATGTTACGACCTTCATCGCGGCTCTGGTCCTCTTCCAGTTCGGGACCGGACCGGTCAGGGGATTCGCCGTCACCTTGAGTATCGGTATCGTGGCAAGTTTCGTAACAGCGGTGTTCATGACCCGCATAGTATTCGATTACTTTTTCACGGTGAAACGGCAGACGAAGCTGAGTATTTAA
- the queA gene encoding tRNA preQ1(34) S-adenosylmethionine ribosyltransferase-isomerase QueA yields MFNLEDYDYDLPGEYIAQTPLERRDDSRLMKVDRARRFFSNHRFRDLPRLLKSGDLLVVNNTRVVPARLFGRKESGGRIEILVLDHAPPGRSGNDIRWCLLRSSKRPRRGSRLFFDGEITGHVKDLGEDGLVRIAFEGPVPLDTILEEKGTMPLPPYIRRSADDGMEAVDRERYQTVFSKEKGAVAAPTAGLHFTGTVLKSLREAGIEVVELTLHVGHGTFRPVRTKDIRKHHLGKESYRVGKETAEAVNRCKAEGRRVIAVGTTVVRTLETLADSEGYITHGNGTTDLLITPGYRFKAVDGLITNFHLPKSSLLFLVSAFAGRELIKEAYQWAMEKRYRFYSYGDAMVIL; encoded by the coding sequence ATGTTTAACCTCGAAGACTACGACTACGACCTGCCGGGAGAATATATCGCCCAGACACCCTTGGAGCGCCGTGACGATTCGCGGCTCATGAAGGTGGATCGTGCCCGAAGGTTCTTCTCGAATCATCGTTTTCGCGATTTGCCCCGGTTGCTGAAATCAGGGGATCTTCTGGTGGTCAACAATACCCGGGTCGTCCCGGCCAGGCTTTTCGGGCGTAAAGAGAGCGGCGGGCGGATCGAGATCCTGGTCCTTGACCACGCTCCTCCGGGGAGGAGCGGTAATGATATCCGGTGGTGTCTTCTTAGATCTTCAAAGCGACCCCGCCGGGGAAGCCGCCTGTTCTTTGATGGAGAAATCACAGGCCATGTGAAGGATCTGGGAGAGGATGGGCTTGTACGGATCGCTTTCGAAGGCCCCGTTCCCCTTGATACAATCCTGGAGGAAAAGGGGACCATGCCCTTGCCTCCCTATATCAGGAGATCGGCCGATGACGGGATGGAGGCGGTGGACCGGGAGAGGTACCAGACCGTTTTTTCCAAAGAGAAGGGGGCTGTGGCTGCTCCCACTGCCGGTCTTCACTTTACCGGGACGGTGCTCAAGAGCCTGCGAGAGGCCGGGATCGAAGTGGTCGAGCTGACCCTTCATGTAGGACATGGAACCTTCCGGCCGGTAAGGACGAAAGATATCAGGAAACACCACCTGGGAAAGGAATCCTACCGGGTCGGCAAGGAAACCGCCGAGGCGGTCAACCGCTGCAAAGCCGAGGGGCGACGGGTAATCGCCGTTGGGACGACAGTAGTCCGGACCCTGGAGACCTTGGCCGATTCCGAAGGGTACATCACCCACGGAAACGGAACCACGGACCTTCTTATCACCCCGGGATACCGTTTCAAGGCAGTGGATGGACTGATCACCAATTTTCACTTGCCCAAATCCTCTCTCCTCTTCCTGGTCTCCGCCTTTGCCGGGCGCGAACTGATCAAGGAGGCCTATCAATGGGCGATGGAAAAGAGATATCGGTTTTACAGCTATGGGGACGCCATGGTGATCTTGTAA
- a CDS encoding DUF2065 domain-containing protein, which produces MKSLLCLIGLVLLVEGIPYFVFPDRMKRWMRTLQEVPDGRLRALGFAAMCAGLLLAYLSRR; this is translated from the coding sequence ATGAAGTCATTACTGTGTCTCATCGGCTTGGTACTCCTCGTGGAGGGCATTCCCTACTTCGTCTTTCCCGATAGGATGAAGCGCTGGATGCGAACGCTTCAGGAGGTCCCTGACGGGCGACTACGGGCTCTGGGATTCGCTGCTATGTGCGCAGGTCTGCTCCTGGCCTACCTTTCGAGGCGATAG
- the pelF gene encoding GT4 family glycosyltransferase PelF, giving the protein MENRSDICLVVEGSYPYVTGGVASWLQWLMENLPEFTFSVVALIAEKKREEDRKYPFPPNLVAYEEYVLFDYSEIEDSVPLTLSRQRWRELQERLYRLMKEWRRGVLSEESIGILREVVLQAPTGIFRNFLEDEGAFALLTRLNGEFREDAGFVKYFYNFRNIHLIFFRVLTLIPRLPSSALYHAPGTGFAGFIACLRKALYGTPSIITEHGIYLQEREMELLKSDWLDDPYLKDMWIEAFTALCHWQYGFSDRIITLYEGNKRLEMEYGAREGRIQVIPNGIDVERFVSARSPRCRSLPRTVGFVGRVDSVKDIKTFIQAMAMVRKEFPEMQALVIGPTSDQPGYFQECRDLIRMLDLEETVTFTGRADVLDYYRKMDVLVLTSIKEAMPLVVMEAMASGVPVVATDVGACRELLYGREDDEMGEAGLVRGVMDAEGIAEATVRILGDPRLADRLAESGIRRIEAFYREERIAEEYREIYRELLRHAGHHFSA; this is encoded by the coding sequence TTGGAAAACCGTTCTGACATCTGCCTGGTTGTAGAGGGCAGTTACCCCTATGTTACCGGAGGGGTGGCTTCTTGGCTCCAGTGGCTCATGGAGAATCTTCCAGAGTTCACCTTTTCCGTGGTGGCCCTGATCGCGGAAAAGAAACGGGAGGAAGATCGGAAATACCCTTTCCCTCCGAACCTCGTGGCCTATGAGGAGTACGTCCTCTTTGATTACAGTGAAATCGAGGACAGCGTCCCCCTGACCCTCTCCCGCCAAAGGTGGCGGGAACTCCAGGAGAGGCTCTACCGCCTCATGAAGGAATGGCGGCGTGGAGTTCTATCGGAAGAGAGCATCGGAATTCTCAGGGAAGTGGTCCTTCAGGCCCCTACGGGAATATTCCGTAACTTCCTCGAAGATGAAGGTGCCTTCGCCTTACTGACCCGCCTGAATGGAGAATTCCGGGAAGATGCGGGTTTTGTGAAATACTTTTACAACTTCAGGAATATCCATCTGATCTTCTTCCGCGTTCTCACCCTCATCCCCCGTTTGCCTTCTTCGGCCCTCTATCATGCGCCGGGGACCGGTTTCGCGGGATTCATCGCCTGTTTGAGAAAGGCCCTATATGGGACGCCTTCCATCATCACCGAACATGGAATCTATCTTCAGGAAAGAGAGATGGAACTCCTGAAATCGGACTGGCTGGATGACCCTTATCTCAAGGACATGTGGATCGAGGCCTTCACAGCCCTGTGTCACTGGCAGTATGGATTCAGTGACAGGATCATCACCCTCTACGAGGGGAACAAAAGGCTGGAAATGGAGTACGGCGCCCGGGAGGGTCGAATCCAGGTGATCCCGAACGGGATCGATGTTGAGCGCTTTGTCTCCGCCCGCTCCCCCCGGTGCAGGAGTTTACCCCGGACGGTGGGCTTCGTGGGCAGGGTGGACAGCGTCAAGGATATCAAGACCTTCATCCAGGCCATGGCCATGGTCAGAAAGGAGTTCCCCGAGATGCAGGCCCTGGTGATCGGCCCCACCAGCGATCAGCCGGGATATTTTCAGGAATGCCGGGACCTTATCAGAATGCTGGACCTTGAAGAGACCGTCACCTTCACAGGAAGGGCCGACGTCCTTGACTATTACAGGAAAATGGATGTCCTCGTCCTTACCAGCATCAAAGAGGCCATGCCCCTGGTGGTGATGGAGGCCATGGCCAGCGGCGTCCCGGTGGTAGCCACGGACGTGGGGGCCTGCCGGGAGCTTCTCTACGGGCGGGAAGATGACGAGATGGGAGAGGCCGGCCTGGTGCGGGGCGTCATGGACGCAGAGGGGATTGCAGAGGCCACGGTCAGGATTCTCGGGGATCCCCGGTTGGCCGACCGACTGGCGGAAAGCGGAATCAGGCGGATCGAGGCCTTTTACAGGGAAGAGCGGATTGCTGAAGAGTACAGAGAAATTTACAGGGAGTTGTTGAGGCATGCCGGGCACCATTTTTCTGCTTGA
- the yajC gene encoding preprotein translocase subunit YajC — protein sequence MESIVYAMGTGGSAGGQGSGMGAIVPLLIMFAIFYFLLIRPQQKKAKEHRAMLSALKKGDRVVSSGGLHGVVTGLADDVVTVEIAPKVRVKISRSAIGGVIRKTES from the coding sequence ATGGAATCTATCGTTTATGCCATGGGAACCGGTGGAAGCGCCGGAGGCCAGGGGTCTGGCATGGGGGCTATCGTTCCCCTTCTCATAATGTTCGCAATCTTTTACTTCCTGCTCATTCGGCCCCAACAGAAAAAGGCCAAGGAACACCGGGCCATGTTGTCGGCCCTGAAAAAGGGTGACAGGGTCGTCAGTTCCGGGGGGCTCCACGGAGTAGTCACCGGGCTCGCAGACGATGTCGTGACCGTGGAGATCGCTCCGAAGGTCAGGGTCAAGATATCGAGATCGGCCATTGGAGGAGTGATCAGGAAAACGGAGTCTTAG